Below is a window of Culturomica massiliensis DNA.
TCTTTACTATGCTCATGACAATTTCATTTTATATTTATTCCAAAATTCTGAAGATTGTACGACAGGTTTAAAAAGACAGTTTCAGTACATCCATTAAATAAATGAAAATAGAAAATGAAAAACTGAAAATTAATATATTTTATTGTGATTTATCGCTTATTTCGTACCTTCGAAGCTGATAAAACGAAAAACCAAAAAACACATAAATATTCAGATCATGGCCATTATAAAAGAATTAAACGGACATACTCCGAAATTCGGCAAAAACTGTTTTCTGGCAGACAATGCCGCTATCATCGGAGACGTAGAGATGGGAGATGATTGCAGTATCTGGTTCGGTGCTGTATTACGAGGCGATGTACATTACATTAAAATCGGTAATAAGGTAAACATACAGGACAATGCAACCATACACGCTACCTATCAAAAATCCCCGACCAACATCGGCAACAATGTGTCTATCGCTCACAATGCAGTAATACATGGCTGCACGATTCATGACAACGTATTGATCGGTATGGGGGCCATCGTTTTGGATGATGCCGTTGTCGAAAGCAACTCCATCGTTGCTGCCGGCAGTGTCGTAACCAAAGGAACCGTCGTGGAATCCGGTTGGGTATATGCCGGTATCCCTGCCAAAAAAATAAAGCAAATGGGACCCGAATTGCTGAAAGGCGAAGTAGAAAGAATCGTCAATGCCTATTCCATGTATGCCGGCTGGTATAAATGACGGAAGACAGAAAACTGAGAAGACAAGGAAAAAATTTATTTTTGTATCATATTTCTGAAAACAGCCTGATGGCTTATATTTTCAGAATCCAACTATTGATTTATGAGTGTAATTATTTCACCCTCCCTTTTATCTGCAAACTTTCTGAATCTGGGAAAAGACATCGAAATGGTCAACGAAAGTTCGGCAGACTGGTTTCATATAGACGTTATGGATGGGGTATTCGTACCCAATATTTCCTACGGTATGTCGATTATTTCTCAAATCAAATCGATGGCCCGTAAACCTCTGGATGTTCACCTGATGATTGTGCAGCCGGAAAGATATATCGAACAATTCCATAAAGCAGGAGCCGATATTCTGACTGTACACTGGGAAGCAAGCACCCACCTTCACCGGACTCTGCAATGTATCAAATCATACGGTATGAAAGCCGGTGTTGCACTGAATCCGCATACACCCGTAAATGTTCTCGAAGATATCATCCAGGATATTGATATTGTACTCATCATGAGCGTAAATCCGGGATTCGGTGGTCAGTCTTTTATTGAAAATTCACTTCACAAAGTAAAAAAACTCAAACAACTGATCCGGGAAACAAGCGCAAAGACATGGATAGAAGTAGACGGAGGCGTTAATCTGAAAACAGGAAAAGAATTGACAGAAGCCGGTGCCGACGCATTGGTAGCAGGCAGTTTTGTCTTTGGTTCCGAAAATCCACCGGCAACCATCCAGGCCCTGAAACAACTATAATCAAACAAGCAGCTTATTTATATCATGTCTGAAACAATCATCAAAACTGATAAAGCCGTCATCCGGCAACAAAAAATAACGATATTAAAAGACGTCTCTTTGGAAATCAAGAGCGGCGAATTTATCTATATTATCGGTAAAGTAGGAAGTGGGAAGAGTTCTTTTCTCAAAACACTGTACGCAGAATTACCACTGGAATACGGAAATATTGAGGTAGCCGGATTCCAGTTGAAAAAGATAAAAAAATCGCAGATCCCTTTATTACGCAGAAAATGCGGCATCGTTTTCCAGGATTTCAGACTTCTTACTGACCGGAATGTACACGATAATCTTGCATTCGTACTGAAAGCAACGGGATGGAAAAATAGAAAAGCCATAGAAGAACGGATCGATACGGTCCTGGAGAAAGTAGAAATGCCGGATAAAAAATTCAAAATGCCTCACGAGCTATCGGGAGGAGAACAGCAACGTATCGTATTGGCCCGGGCATTACTCAATGCCCCTCCCCTTATTTTAGCCGACGAACCTACCGGGAATATCGATCCAGAAACTTCTTACCGATTAGCCGAATTATTGAAAGATCTTTGTGAAAACGGTAAAACCGTAATCATTGCCACACATCAATACGACCTGCTCCAAAAATATCCGGGACGGGTACTACGTTGTGAAAACGGAACTTTGATAGAAGACGAAAAGTTATCGGTACAACAGCACACACTGGCCCCCGCAGATATTGAAAGTATCGAAAACACACCGATAGAAGGTGATATTTTAACGGCTCCGGCTCCGGAAGAACCGTCAGCCGTTCTCCCGGAAGAAGAAGAAAAATTACCGGAACAGGAAGGACAAGATCCGGAACAGGAAAAGATACCGGAACAAGAGGCAGACATGCCGGAAGAAACAGCAATTGTTGCTGAAAATACCTTGACATCTGAAGAAATTTCCGAAATTCGGAAAGACAATATCCTTCCCGAAGATAATAGCCAGTCTTTACGGGAAAAAGATACCGCAGAAAAAACAGAAGAACAACATACTCCGGCAGATGACAGTACGGTTTCCCCAAAGGAAGAAAAGAAAGAGGAAAAAGATAAGACGTTATCTTCTCCCTTTGGCTTTGAACTAATCGATTGATAAATAAAAAGTCCGGAAGTTTTTCCGGACTTTTCTTATTTCACCAATTCCATTTTAATTCTATAATCGGATCCGTAATTTACAATATACAGTCCCCGGTTCTCCCAGCCGCACTCCGGACAGAGACGTCTGAAATTAAAAGCGGAAAAAAGTCCGGTTTTACCGGTATATCCGATAGCTTCCAACGTCCTCGTTCCATATTTCGCCACCAAAGGAATAAAATACAACCCCATATCGTACGCCTTAGCCGACAGGGTATGCGGTTCCGTATAAAAATAAGTCCGGTACTGATCTGCAAAATATTTGGCATTATCCGAATAATTATCGACATAACTGTATGTGAATAATTTCACATTCAGTTTATAATACATTTCATGGTCTACCGAAGTAAAATTCTGCCAATCCGGAAAACCGATAACCGTAATCCGGTATTGCTCCGCCAAGGCTGCAAGAGTCGGCAGTATTTTGCTTACATCAGCTTCTTTGGATGTAGGCAACACCACTATATTCTCCTGATCCGGATTCAACAGCAATTTCAAAGCCTCCAGATGCTCTTCTCCGAAATTCCATTTGTAGAAACCGATATCCGTCAACCGATTCAATTGCTCCGTAAACAAATTTTTCTCTGTTATATCCGTCAGCATCTGTTCTTCCGTTTCTCCCCCCTTCGACAAATTGATACATATAATATTAGCGGTTTCATGCCGGGCAGCAATCCAGGCTGCCATGTCTTCCGCCAAAGCCTGAAACGAAGGATTCACCTGTATAAAATTGGGATATTTCCCGAAATCTTCACTTCTTGAAGATAGCGGATAAACAATCGGAATCTGCCGGTTCATAAGGCTTTCCGTCAATACTTTAAACTCCGAACCATAGACCGGACCGATCACCAAATCCGGATTCAACTCATTTATTTCTGCTGCAATTCCATACATCCGTTCACTGCTTTTCTGGGTATCGAAAATGTGCAGGTCTATTTTATAGCCTTCGTTTTTCAAACTATCCAAAGCCAATAGCATTCCTTCATAGAAATAAAGGAATTGTTCGGATTTATGCAATATCTGTACAGGATGTTTCCGTAAAGTCAGGGTATCTACCAACACGGCCCCCAAATTTGACTCTATATTTTCCTGTACAAACAAGGGCAATAATAAAGCTACCTTTACATACTTATTATCCGGAATTGCCATATCATCCATAAACTCCGGCCGGCCGGCCAGTGTATCCCCTACCAGCGGGTAATAATTTTTCCGCACCTCTTCCGGTTCATGTCTCTTCTCTTCCAGCGGGATTGTCTGTTCCAGTCCGATCACCTTCTCTTCCGTTTCTTTTACCGGCATATCGACCGACGTACCGATCTGGGCGACATCAATTTCTTTTATCGGGAGTCTTACAATCGCCCCGATTGATAAAGGAGTATTCTCATATTGTTTATTTTCTTTCAATATCTGCCTTACCTTAATACCGAACTTTCTGGATATCGAATACAATGTCTCCCCTTTTTCAACTTTATGGTAATAATATTTACCGTCTTTTTCCACATAAGGCTCTACATAAGGTATTTTCAGCACTTCAAACATACTGATTGCATTGTCTTGCTTGCCATTCAGCTCCTTTACCGCATTGATATCCACACCGTACGCCTTACAGATGGAATAAAGCGTCTGTCCGTCTTCCACCACATGTAAGTAATAACTCTTACCTTTTATGACAACGATATCCGTCGATTTATGTACCTCGACATGCTGTGCCGAAAGCCGGCCGCAAGCCAGTAATACGAAAAGAACAATTACAAATTTCATCATAAACAAACCTCTTTGCGCCTGTATTTAAGAACACCGGAACGTCTTTCTTACCCCCGGAAGGGCAAAAATACGAAAAAGTAGTAGATAATTTAAAAATCTACGCTAATTTTGCATAGCCATCTTCACAATACAAAGATGGTAAAACAGAATCATAACGATAAAATGCGACCGGATTTATGTTATTTTCCAAATATCCTAAACTGACACTTCTTTTGCTGAATACATTAGCTGCCGTAATCATTACTGTAGTCATCGGATATTTTGTGTTGGGTGCACTCGATAAATACACAATGCACGGTCATTCAATATCCGTTCCGGCTTTTCAGGATTTGACCTGGGAAGAGGCTCAGCAATTGGCGAAAAAAAACAATCTGCGGGTCATCATTGTCGATTCGATATACGATGAAAAAGCCCTCCCCGGTACAATTCAGGAACAATATCCGATAAACGGAGCCAAAGTAAAGGCCAACCGGATGATCCAACTGACGGTATGTGCCCAGAATCCCGAGCAGGTCATATTTCCCCAACTGAACAACTCTTCTTATCGTCAGACCTTACAAACATTACAGGCAAAAGGATTTCAGATCGGAAATATAGAATATGCCCCTTCTGAATTTAAGAATCTGGTATTGCATCTGAAATACAAGGACAACGATATCGAAGCCGGCTCGCTGCTGCGCAAAGGTGTCAAAATAGATATCGTTCTCGGAAACGGAGGAAATGAGATCAATTATGTCGCCCTTCCGCAACTATGTGGTTTGAAAGTCAGAGATGCAATCCGGCTTTTACAGGAAAACTATCTGAACGTCGGACAAATCATTCCGGATAACAGTTTAAAAAATAATTCGGATATCAACTCGGCTGTCGTCTGCTTCCAACAACCGGCTTTCCAACCGAACACGAATGTGCCGGCGGGTAGCTATATCGACCTGGAAGTTTCTCAAAATAAAGCCCGGATTGCAGCATTGGACTCATTGATCGTAACAGAATAATTTTACCGGAAAACGAGATGGTGGAATATACAGAAGAAATCGAAGACTTTGAAGAAGAAATAACGGAAAGCGAGGAAGAAATTCAAGGCCGGGAGATGTTCGAACACCATCGTTTCGAAGCCGATAAAGGGCAAATGCCCTTGCGTGTCGATAAATTCTTACTGGTACGACTTCCCCATGCCTCCCGGACAAAAATTCAGGATGCGGCAGAGTCCGGATGTATTCGTGTCAACGATAAACCGGTAAAATCCAATTATAAAGTAAAACCGAATGATATCGTCTCTGTTGTACTTTCATACCCCAAAAGAGAGATTGAAATCACACCCGAAAATATCCCGTTGGACATCGTATATGAAGACGATTACTTACTCGTTGTAAACAAACCGGCAGGTATGGTTGTACATCCGGCTTTCGGTCATTTCAGCGGTACCTTAGTCAACGCTCTTCTCTGGCATCTCAAAGACAACCCACTGTTTACAGGTAACGATATCCGGCCGGGATTGGTCCACCGTATCGATAAAGATACCTCCGGTCTATTGGTAATTGCCAAAACAGAAGAAGCCAAAAGCCACCTGGCCCTGCAATTTTTCAACAAGACATCCGACCGGAAATATCTGGCTGTATGCTGGGGAAACCTGGAAAGTGAAACGGGCACCATTACCGGACATATCGGTCGTCATCCGGTAAACCGCAAAGTTATGTCCGTCTACCCGGACGGCAGCCACGGCAAACATGCCATCACCCATTATAAGGTCATCGAAAGACTGGGATATGTAAACCTGGTCGAATGTATATTGGAAACCGGCAGAACCCATCAGATCAGGGCACATTTCAAATACATCGGACACCCGCTTTTCAATGATGCGGAATACGGTGGAAATGCCATTCTCAAGGGTACGACATTCAGTAAATACAAACAATTCGTCAACAACTGCTTTGCTGTATGCCCTCGCCAGGCTTTACATGCGCAAACACTGGGATTTACACACCCGGCAACGGGAGAACGTCTTTCTTTCGAATCCCCGATCCCCCCAGATATGCTGCAGCTTATTGAAAAATGGCGGAATTATACCAGTGAAAGATAAAATATAATTGCAGATTGCAGATTTACGATTTTTAATTAATTCATCCTGAAAAGTTGATTTCATAACTCACTGCATAGCGTTAATCCGTGCATGAAACGACATCTTGATTTTAGATTAAATGCGTCTGACAATGAATCAGTTTGTCAAACATCAACATTTTCTTCAAAACACATAAACACATCCATCCTCCTCCCAATCGTAAATCTAAAATAAAAATAGTTTTTCATCAATTGGTCACTTTTACCTGACCGCTGATTAACATCAATGAAAGTTCGGAAACCTTTGCCTGATAGATAGCCGACAGTTTACGATCCACCGCATCGATATAGCTTCGTTGAAATTCCCGGAACTCGATACCGGACAAAGAGCCCAACTTATATTTTTCCAAAGCGGCGTCCAGATTCTCAAAAGCCACATCTGCACTTTCATTTTCAAAGCTGACAATCTGCAGATTATTTTCATAAGTATTATACAATTGGGCCAAATCGGCCAATGTCTGCAATTCCGTCTCTTTATAACTCCATTCCGCATTTTCGACTTCCAATTCCGCATTCTTGATTTTGCGGCGATTTTCCAGACGATCAAAAATATTCATCTTCAAATTAAAGCCCCAATAAAAACCGTTGGTCCGGTTCAAGGAAGTCGTCGCCGAAGGCGTTTTCGTCCGGCTGTAGTTATAACCGGAATTAAAATCGAGTGTCGGAAAAAGAGCCGAACGGGCCAGCTTTACATCCATAGCCGATATCTTCTGATCCTTACGGGCAATCTGAAGCAGTGTGTTCATAGCCAGTGTATTATTATACAATTCACCATATATCAACGGTTCCCGTAACATTATTGTATCATGTACATACATCGCCCGTTGTAAATCGGCATTCATAATCATATTCAGGGATATATAAGCACTCTTCAACAGTTCTTTTTGTTTCATATACTTCGAACTATCGGCATTCAGGTCTATTTTTGCCTGCTGTAACTCCAAACCGGACAACACCCCCAATACATACTTGTCCCTGGCTTCATTAAAACGTTCTGTTGACAATTCCAGAGAGTGCTTCGAAGCATCCAATTTGCTATGTTGTACAATGACATTGTAATATGCCTCACTCACATTCACCGTCAGATTTTCCAAAGCCATCTGTGTATTCAACTCTCCGATTGCCAACATCTCCTGATATTTGGCATAGGTCGTAAACATGGCCATACCATCAAACATACGCCAGTTTAAAGAAACACCGGCTGAAAGTACATCGCTCGTCGCTCCGTTCACTTTACGGTCTTCCCCGCTTACAGTCGTCTTTGTATCGTTAAGTCGCTGAGTCTGCTGTGCATCAATCCCGACCGAAGGCAGAAAAGGCGCGTAATTGGCATTATTATCTGCGATATACTCCTGATTACGTACAATCTTTATGGAATAGTTAGCCTCTAACGCCTGTTGTATGCATTGTTCCAGCGTAACACGGCTTTCCTGCGCAAAAAGAACCGTACCCATAAAAAACTGAAAACAAAAAAACGTACACAATACTCTAATCCTTTTTCCCTTTTTCATCATTTTTCCTTTTTATCTTTCAAAAGGTCTCTCTCAACACTATTCAATCCTGATCCAAACATTTCCCCTATAACACCTCATTTTATCGTAAACCTACGCTTCATTACTCTTTCCCTTCATCTACCACCTGCATTTTACCTGCTGACAAATAAGAATAAATAGCAGGAATTACAAACAGAGAAAGAAACGTAGCACATACCATTCCACCTACTACAGCTATACCCATTGCAACTCGGCTTTCAGCACCGGCACCGGTAGCAATTGCCATCGGCAATATTCCCAATACCGTAGACAAGCTGGTCATCAATATCGGCCGGAAACGGGCGACAGCCGCATTTTTCACAGCCTCCAGCATCGATTCTCCCATCGCTTTACGCTGATTGGCAAACTCGACAATCAAAATACCGTTCTTAGACACTAACCCGATCAGCATGATAATACCGATCTGACTGAATATATTCATCGTCTGCTCGAAGTACCAAAGGGACAGCATAGCTCCGATCAATGCCAACGGCACAGTCAGCATGATAATCAGCGGATCCCGGAAACTTTCGAACTGTGCTGCCAACACCAGGTAAATAAATACCAATGCCAAAATAAAAGCAAACATCAAACTGGAAGAACTTTCCACAAAATCCTTAGAACTTCCCGACAAAGTCGTTTTAAAGTTATCGTCCAATACTTCTTGGGCTATCCGGTCCATTTCCTCCAAACCCTGTGACAAGGTTTTTTTACGGGCAAGGCCGGCCGAAACAGTAGCTGCAACAAAACGGTCATAACGATATAACTGAGGAGGCATCGAACTTTCAGAGGTCGTCACTAAATTATCCAATGCAATCAAATCTCCCTTGTCATTTCTGACATATATCGTCTGTAAATCAGAAGGTTTGTTCCTATTCTCCCGGTCGATCTGACTCAATATCTGGTACTGCTTTCCATTCAATATAAAATAACCAACCCGTTGCTCACTCATCGTCAACTGTAATGTCTGAGCTATATTCTGCATAGAAACTCCCATCACGGCAGCCTTATCCCGGTCTATATTAATGGTTAATTCCGGTTTGGTAAATTTCAGGTTCAAATCTGCCACTGAAAATACGGGACTCTTGTTAACTTCTTCCATAAAACGAGGTAATACACGCTTCAAATCTTCCAGATTTTTGGCCTGTATAACATATTCTACCGGTAATCCTCCCCGGCGCCCTCCGAAAGTCTGCTGTTGCGATACCATCGTACGGGCTCCCGTAAACTGTCTTACCTTAACTCCCAGTTCGTCGGCAATTTCCTGTTGGGTTCTCTCCCGCTGTTCCGGTTTCACCAACCACAGATTCAAAGTCGAACGATTCGTATTGCCTCCGCCGATCATTTCGATGATCATATCCTGCTCCGGCACTTCCTGCTCCACATAAGAAGATAATTCGGTCGTATAACGGTTCATGTAATCGAATGTCGCTCCTTCCGGTGCCGTTGACATCACCCGAATATTGGAACGGTCTTCCAGAGGAGCCATTTCAGAAGGTGTCACCGTCCACAAAAAATAAATCACAACAGCTGTAACACTCAATATCACGGGAGCCAAGAAACGACG
It encodes the following:
- a CDS encoding gamma carbonic anhydrase family protein, with amino-acid sequence MAIIKELNGHTPKFGKNCFLADNAAIIGDVEMGDDCSIWFGAVLRGDVHYIKIGNKVNIQDNATIHATYQKSPTNIGNNVSIAHNAVIHGCTIHDNVLIGMGAIVLDDAVVESNSIVAAGSVVTKGTVVESGWVYAGIPAKKIKQMGPELLKGEVERIVNAYSMYAGWYK
- the rpe gene encoding ribulose-phosphate 3-epimerase, which codes for MSVIISPSLLSANFLNLGKDIEMVNESSADWFHIDVMDGVFVPNISYGMSIISQIKSMARKPLDVHLMIVQPERYIEQFHKAGADILTVHWEASTHLHRTLQCIKSYGMKAGVALNPHTPVNVLEDIIQDIDIVLIMSVNPGFGGQSFIENSLHKVKKLKQLIRETSAKTWIEVDGGVNLKTGKELTEAGADALVAGSFVFGSENPPATIQALKQL
- a CDS encoding PBP1 and LysM peptidoglycan-binding domain-containing protein yields the protein MMKFVIVLFVLLACGRLSAQHVEVHKSTDIVVIKGKSYYLHVVEDGQTLYSICKAYGVDINAVKELNGKQDNAISMFEVLKIPYVEPYVEKDGKYYYHKVEKGETLYSISRKFGIKVRQILKENKQYENTPLSIGAIVRLPIKEIDVAQIGTSVDMPVKETEEKVIGLEQTIPLEEKRHEPEEVRKNYYPLVGDTLAGRPEFMDDMAIPDNKYVKVALLLPLFVQENIESNLGAVLVDTLTLRKHPVQILHKSEQFLYFYEGMLLALDSLKNEGYKIDLHIFDTQKSSERMYGIAAEINELNPDLVIGPVYGSEFKVLTESLMNRQIPIVYPLSSRSEDFGKYPNFIQVNPSFQALAEDMAAWIAARHETANIICINLSKGGETEEQMLTDITEKNLFTEQLNRLTDIGFYKWNFGEEHLEALKLLLNPDQENIVVLPTSKEADVSKILPTLAALAEQYRITVIGFPDWQNFTSVDHEMYYKLNVKLFTYSYVDNYSDNAKYFADQYRTYFYTEPHTLSAKAYDMGLYFIPLVAKYGTRTLEAIGYTGKTGLFSAFNFRRLCPECGWENRGLYIVNYGSDYRIKMELVK
- a CDS encoding PASTA domain-containing protein — protein: MLFSKYPKLTLLLLNTLAAVIITVVIGYFVLGALDKYTMHGHSISVPAFQDLTWEEAQQLAKKNNLRVIIVDSIYDEKALPGTIQEQYPINGAKVKANRMIQLTVCAQNPEQVIFPQLNNSSYRQTLQTLQAKGFQIGNIEYAPSEFKNLVLHLKYKDNDIEAGSLLRKGVKIDIVLGNGGNEINYVALPQLCGLKVRDAIRLLQENYLNVGQIIPDNSLKNNSDINSAVVCFQQPAFQPNTNVPAGSYIDLEVSQNKARIAALDSLIVTE
- a CDS encoding RluA family pseudouridine synthase, producing MVEYTEEIEDFEEEITESEEEIQGREMFEHHRFEADKGQMPLRVDKFLLVRLPHASRTKIQDAAESGCIRVNDKPVKSNYKVKPNDIVSVVLSYPKREIEITPENIPLDIVYEDDYLLVVNKPAGMVVHPAFGHFSGTLVNALLWHLKDNPLFTGNDIRPGLVHRIDKDTSGLLVIAKTEEAKSHLALQFFNKTSDRKYLAVCWGNLESETGTITGHIGRHPVNRKVMSVYPDGSHGKHAITHYKVIERLGYVNLVECILETGRTHQIRAHFKYIGHPLFNDAEYGGNAILKGTTFSKYKQFVNNCFAVCPRQALHAQTLGFTHPATGERLSFESPIPPDMLQLIEKWRNYTSER
- a CDS encoding TolC family protein, translated to MKKGKRIRVLCTFFCFQFFMGTVLFAQESRVTLEQCIQQALEANYSIKIVRNQEYIADNNANYAPFLPSVGIDAQQTQRLNDTKTTVSGEDRKVNGATSDVLSAGVSLNWRMFDGMAMFTTYAKYQEMLAIGELNTQMALENLTVNVSEAYYNVIVQHSKLDASKHSLELSTERFNEARDKYVLGVLSGLELQQAKIDLNADSSKYMKQKELLKSAYISLNMIMNADLQRAMYVHDTIMLREPLIYGELYNNTLAMNTLLQIARKDQKISAMDVKLARSALFPTLDFNSGYNYSRTKTPSATTSLNRTNGFYWGFNLKMNIFDRLENRRKIKNAELEVENAEWSYKETELQTLADLAQLYNTYENNLQIVSFENESADVAFENLDAALEKYKLGSLSGIEFREFQRSYIDAVDRKLSAIYQAKVSELSLMLISGQVKVTN